The sequence TCTTGTGTGTCAGAGGCCAGAGCCATTCAGGCCACATTGATGCTCCTCTGGGATGAGTCTGGTTCATATTATGAGTCCATTCAAAGCTGCAAGGATACATTCCTGGCTGGGATTGTAGGAGATTCCATGTCAACAATGTCCATCCCCATCGCCAGATTACTGGGTCCATGCCATTATCCACAGGTATAGGTCTGTAGGCCTAGAGGCTGATAAGCAGCAATTCTATGTTAGATTGGTGGTTGGTGGAGTACAGTGATATACCGATATAAGTATGAAAACCTCCATTCCCTGGTATAATGTTTGAGAAGACTCCTGGCTCTGCTGAGGTGTTCATTTCTACAATATGTACATGAAATATTTATTCTTTAGATTATTCATAATCATAAACCCTTAAAGGTATTTAGTGAAAAATGACGTAAAAGTCTCATCAGCCTGTATTATTGATCATATTGGGTATTTTCTTCAATTCTGGGAAGTACATTTATTCTGGGAAGTACTTGGGATGTACTATGGTGTTTAAGGGGCTCAAAAGCTGAAGACATCACTATTATATATGGCACATGTTAATAAGGACAATGGTACAGATATTACACTGGGGTTAGGGAGCTTGTTACCGTTTTGAATCCATTCAGACATAAATTACTCATTTGAAAGTTTCTACTGTTCTCAATTTACAGATCAGCTTTGGAGCTTTTGATCCAGACTTAGATGACAGACATCAATTCCCAACATTCCTACGCACTGTGCCCAATGAGAACATCCAGAATAAAGCCATATCACAGCTGCTGAAGCATCTTGGATGGACATGGGTGGGCATCTTGACCAGAGATGATGACCTTGGGGCACTAGATGGACAAAATTTGAAAGAAGAAATTCGTCGGAACCAAGGCTGTGTGGCTTTCCTGGAAAAGATCCATTACCGTTACCCCATCGAAAGAATTAAGAAAATCTACAATATTGTTGTGAACTCTTcagcagtagcagtggtggtgtatTGTGAGGAAATGCATGTGAAGCCTCTTCTGGACATGATGTCGGAGGTCGGGACAAAAGGGAAGATCTGGATCTATACCCTGAGCTTTACTTTCATTCCAGACATGTTCTCAGAAGAAACCTCAAAGTTACTAAATGGCTCCATTGGTCTTGTTCTCCATAGCGAGCCTCTGCCCCAATTTGATATCTATCTCCAACAGATCCATCCATACAAATATGCAAATGACATCTACATACAGCAGTTTTGGGAAGTGGCATTTAATTGTAGCTGGTTCCCAAATGATCATCTTGCTAATGACACACAAGACAATGTATATTGCACCGGAGATGAAGATCTGAAGGATAAAGTGGAGTCTCTGTTTGAGCTTGGGGATCTGAGCTACACCTTCCAGGCTTATATTGCAGTTTACGCTTTTGCTTATGCTCTTCACAACCTCCTGCTCTGTATGAAGTCTGCACAAAAGTCCGGCAGCTGTGGGGAAACTCTGCTGCCCTGGCAGGTATAGCTTGGGGTCACTATGAGATCAGGGGTTGTCATTTGTTCCTTCACCATTGTAGGCCTCACAGTTAGGGAATAATGTTATGTaaagtgtatgtataatatatggatATATAATATTAGGTGTATGAGCAGCCGTAAAATATAATGTGTTTAAAGGGTATGTatgatgttgtagccttttttaaaaagaaataaataagatACTATTCAAACAGACTTGTCTAGAAATCTCCTACCTTTTCTTGTCCACAGATTCTAAGCACACCTACCTGTCTCAAAGGCAACAAACTGCAAGgtgagtcaaaagtctcaggacactCTTTCATTTCAGAAACAAAATAGAAAATGACACATCTGAATACCCCAGTGGGTAATAGGTGGGGGGTGgactatcttttaggctatgtccaaaACTCTGTAGGTAGGTTGTGCACACAAGGTGGGACCAGTATGTATAGAAAAAAACCAGCACTCATTAAATCAATCCAagcttatttattcagtgcaatATGCATCATGATACTTCAACTATGTGTTTCGCCCAGGcatagccttcatcagcttggCCAAGCTGATAAAGGCCATTTTTGGCTAAAACGTGCACTTGATGTAACCCAATGCATattgcactgaataaataagctCAGATTGATTTAATGAGTGCTGGGTTTCTTCTATACATGTCCAAAACATTGTCTTCATATTAAAATATTAGATCAAGGGAAAGTATTTCTAAtgagaaggtggtcatgtagcatatcaatgACCAGAATTGTCGCAGCAATCAATTGCCACAATTATATTTGCAATATCTCCTGTGGCTCAAAAGTTATTAACACAGAAAGTTACTTTGTGTtcagcttcagctctgtgttcagcaccatggacaacacactGAACACATCAAAAAGCTGTGCATAGCAGTGAATGTTTCTAGTTGTtgcaactttctgtgttgataacctTTGAACCACAGGTGCCAATCTAATTGAAGCAatcgatttctgagacaattctcatcctctttgatatgctacatgaccaccttccctttggaaataacttgcccttgatccagtATGGCGGCTTTCAAGATGGTGGCCATTCCTGAACATATAAAAGGGTATCCTGAGACTTTTCACTAACCCTGTACAAACAAAGCTGTACACAGAAAACAGTAGAAATTATTCATTAAACGCAAGTCTGTACATTAGCAGGAATGATATTGGTAACTATACTGTCAGGTTTTCAAGTAAAATTATTTTTCATcactattttactattttttgcAAAGTGttttctgattattattattattattattattattattattattattattattatcatacttATAATTTATTAATGCATTATAGAGAAAAATAAAGATAGTCATGAACAAAAAGTGTTGGAAGtgcttattatttattattactattgatATGTTTTATTATGCTTAGAATATTTAATTCATTTAGGTAAActtagtttttctttaataaataaaatacattgctTAAACATCAACaaattatttaaataaatgaGAAATATTTATAAGACTAATGTCCAGGTTTACACAGTCAGTGATGATAAAAGTACTAACATTTTAAATgaatattttaatagtttttcaGCATTTTTACATTCTTGCTGTTGCCtctttaactttttatttttcactgATTGTCAAGTCTTTTTGGGAAACACCTGGAATTTCGCCATAGTGTTTTGGAAATATTacggctgtcatgtgaccacaggtTCTTACCTATTTCAGGTTTACCAGTATCTGATGAAAATTTCCTTCATGACCTCTTCAGGATATGAAATATACTTTAATGATGCTGGTGAAGTTCCAGCCACATTTGATATAATGAATCTTCAGATATTTCCTAAAAATGAGTACAGATTGGTAAAGGTGGGGAGGTACGATTCTTGGGCCGGGAGAAGTGAGCAGATCTCTCTAGATACTGGAGCTGTCATCTGGAACCAGGAATATAAGGAGGTGACGCATGTGTTTCCatccatttattttctttttttaagtgtggaACTGAGGTTCCTGAGGGTTTTGTTACTATTATTGCTCAAAGTTTGCGGCCTTTGTTACTATCATTGCTCATACAGGGCATGTAATCAAATAATCTAAAAGATTTTGTATTGAATCACTCCCACTATTGTCTCACCCCAACCCACTTGTTAATGAGTTCCAATCTCATTGATCCGCACATGTGTACAGAGCCAACTACACGGCTCAAAAGTTCTGCGGGAAGATCTACATGAACAACTGCTAGATTTAATCAGCCATCGGCAGCACTTCCCCTGTTACGTTTCAGAACAGATGGACCAGCTACTGAACTCCAACTCGTATCACAATATAATAAAAAGGGAATCAGCACAGAATGCGGGATCATAATGACTTGCTAACAAAAAGTGGAGATTGACATCTaaagctatttttatttttttctccatatCTAGTTTCCACATTCAGTTTGCAGTGAAAGTTGCCAACCTGGAAACCGTAAAGTCTCTATACAGGGCCGTCCCGTGTGCTGCTTCCAGTGCGTTCCGTGCTCGCTTGGAGAAATCACCAATGAAACTGGTAAATTGGGTTATTTAGTCTTATATCTCTCTGGTTACATTGTGTGCTGGTTAGCTATTGAGTAGATAATTGCAGATTGCGCTATAATATTAAATATTGGTTCACAAAATTTCAATAATTtgagaaaatgtaaattttctactGCCACAAAACTGGTATCTATGTTTAGTCATATACTTAGACTTGCTTTAAAAGAACTGTGTTATTCTTAGGGCAGGGCCCAAGGGTGTATAACATGAGCTAGATTTAGGTATATGAAAAATAACATATACTTCCTTTCCTCATGCCACCGCCATTTTCCCGCTGCGCAACAAAACTAAGAGCCCTGTCAGAACAATGGCAGGGGAGCGAGGCAAgtaactatgggggaaatttatcaaacatggcgtaaggTAGAATTggtttagttgcccctaacaaccaa is a genomic window of Dendropsophus ebraccatus isolate aDenEbr1 chromosome 4, aDenEbr1.pat, whole genome shotgun sequence containing:
- the LOC138789308 gene encoding extracellular calcium-sensing receptor-like → MRTESNASQSFVTRYYRDVLAVIFAIEEINENIQLLPNLTLGFDIFDSCVSEARAIQATLMLLWDESGSYYESIQSCKDTFLAGIVGDSMSTMSIPIARLLGPCHYPQISFGAFDPDLDDRHQFPTFLRTVPNENIQNKAISQLLKHLGWTWVGILTRDDDLGALDGQNLKEEIRRNQGCVAFLEKIHYRYPIERIKKIYNIVVNSSAVAVVVYCEEMHVKPLLDMMSEVGTKGKIWIYTLSFTFIPDMFSEETSKLLNGSIGLVLHSEPLPQFDIYLQQIHPYKYANDIYIQQFWEVAFNCSWFPNDHLANDTQDNVYCTGDEDLKDKVESLFELGDLSYTFQAYIAVYAFAYALHNLLLCMKSAQKSGSCGETLLPWQVYQYLMKISFMTSSGYEIYFNDAGEVPATFDIMNLQIFPKNEYRLVKVGRYDSWAGRSEQISLDTGAVIWNQEYKEFPHSVCSESCQPGNRKVSIQGRPVCCFQCVPCSLGEITNETDAATCTKCPEDKWPNEKRNDCLMKLIQFLAYEEIMGISLAAASISFSIITLSILCIFRKFSDTPVVKANNRSISYLILIGLIVCFLSSLIFIGYPFGIICILRQVVFGVSFSVVVSGMLAKTITVILVFQSTKPNSIGKRFDSSISKATIFVCPLFQIVICIVWLGMSPPYAELNTTSKPDTIIAQCNEGSNLFFYCMLGYMGLLATISFIVAFLSRKLPDSFSEGQYITFSMFVFLSVWICFIPAYLSAEGKNLVIVEVFAIIASSAGLLGCLFFPKCYIILFRPEINTKQYVRGKQ